One genomic window of Candidatus Pseudobacter hemicellulosilyticus includes the following:
- the rho gene encoding transcription termination factor Rho — translation MYDILQLNDMLVPELLDIAEQLKISNAKKLDKQELIYKILDKQAVLASANKGTSNTDEKGKRKRVIKATTANTTEEADIMSGGEEKPKKETKEAKDTKKEAPIKKKPIEKAAAAAAAQAPVAKKGRKKSESDQPAAAPVKERAVAPAEPIHEDDEDEVDEHEEQMPAEMHQEPIQPQQGLPSDNQQRPYPNRREPVFNIEFDGVILAEGVLEMMPDGYGFLRSSDYNYLSSPDDIYVSPSQIKLFGLKTGDTVNGAVRPPKEGEKYFALLKVETINGKAPEDVRDRVPFDYLTPLFPFEKLNIFTGPSAYSTRIMDLFTPIGKGQRGLIVAQPKTGKTVLLKEVANAIAANHPECYLMVVLVDERPEEVTDMERSVRAEVIASTFDEPAEKHVKVSIIALQKAKRLVECGHDVVILLDSITRLARAHNTVAPASGKVLSGGVEANAMQKPKQFFGAARKIENGGSLTILATALIDTGSKMDEVIFEEFKGTGNMELQLDRRLANRRIFPAIDLVASSTRRDDLLLEREVLQRMNLLRVYLTDMNTEEAMNELLRRMRGTKDNQEFLASMNG, via the coding sequence ATGTACGACATTCTGCAACTGAACGACATGCTCGTTCCTGAACTGCTGGATATAGCAGAGCAGTTAAAAATCTCCAACGCCAAAAAGCTCGACAAACAAGAACTGATCTACAAGATCCTCGACAAACAGGCCGTCCTGGCCAGCGCCAACAAAGGCACCAGCAACACTGACGAAAAAGGTAAACGCAAAAGGGTTATCAAAGCCACAACCGCCAACACAACTGAGGAAGCAGACATCATGAGTGGAGGCGAAGAAAAACCCAAAAAAGAAACTAAGGAAGCCAAGGATACCAAGAAGGAAGCTCCTATCAAAAAGAAACCCATTGAAAAAGCAGCGGCAGCCGCAGCTGCGCAGGCGCCCGTAGCCAAAAAAGGCCGGAAAAAATCTGAGAGTGATCAGCCTGCAGCAGCACCTGTTAAAGAAAGAGCCGTGGCCCCTGCAGAACCGATACATGAAGACGACGAGGATGAGGTGGACGAACATGAGGAACAGATGCCCGCTGAAATGCACCAGGAGCCTATCCAGCCCCAGCAGGGATTACCCTCAGACAACCAGCAGCGTCCTTATCCCAACCGCCGCGAACCTGTGTTCAACATTGAATTTGACGGTGTGATCCTGGCGGAAGGCGTACTGGAAATGATGCCTGACGGATACGGGTTCCTCCGCTCTTCCGATTACAACTATCTTTCTTCTCCTGACGATATTTATGTATCTCCTTCCCAGATCAAACTCTTTGGTCTGAAGACAGGTGATACCGTAAACGGCGCTGTACGTCCGCCCAAAGAAGGTGAGAAATACTTTGCGCTGCTGAAAGTGGAAACCATCAACGGTAAAGCTCCTGAAGACGTTCGCGATCGCGTTCCCTTCGATTACCTGACTCCGCTGTTCCCTTTCGAAAAACTGAACATCTTTACCGGCCCCTCCGCCTACAGCACCCGTATCATGGACCTCTTTACCCCCATCGGTAAAGGTCAGCGTGGCCTGATTGTAGCGCAACCCAAGACCGGTAAGACCGTACTGCTGAAAGAAGTGGCCAACGCCATTGCCGCTAACCACCCCGAGTGTTATCTGATGGTAGTGCTGGTGGATGAGCGCCCTGAGGAAGTTACCGATATGGAACGCAGCGTACGTGCCGAAGTAATTGCTTCTACCTTCGACGAACCCGCAGAGAAACACGTAAAAGTATCTATCATCGCCCTGCAGAAAGCAAAACGCCTGGTAGAATGCGGACATGATGTAGTGATCCTGCTGGACTCCATCACCCGCCTTGCCCGTGCACACAATACAGTGGCCCCCGCTTCCGGTAAAGTACTGTCCGGTGGTGTGGAAGCCAACGCCATGCAGAAACCCAAACAATTCTTCGGCGCTGCCCGTAAGATCGAGAATGGTGGTTCACTCACCATCCTGGCTACCGCGCTGATTGATACCGGTTCCAAAATGGACGAGGTGATCTTCGAAGAGTTCAAAGGTACCGGCAACATGGAACTGCAACTGGATCGCCGCCTGGCCAACAGGCGTATCTTCCCGGCTATTGACCTGGTAGCTTCTTCTACCCGCCGGGACGACCTGCTGCTGGAACGCGAAGTACTGCAACGCATGAACCTGTTGCGTGTGTACCTTACCGATATGAATACAGAAGAGGCTATGAATGAGCTACTGCGAAGGATGCGTGGCACAAAGGACAACCAGGAGTTCCTTGCCAGTATGAACGGCTGA
- a CDS encoding SRPBCC family protein, with protein sequence MPCIHLTTFIAAPADLVFDLSRSIDLHKRSMTDSKEEAVAGTTMGLIGLNETVTWKARHLLKTRFLKVKVTAMDRPFSFTDEQEKGDLRSMKHEHYCKAIDNGTILIDLFSFETRWGWVGRALNIFYLETYFRQLLERRNQFIKQYAESEKWRLVLNK encoded by the coding sequence ATGCCCTGTATCCACCTGACCACCTTCATTGCGGCTCCCGCCGACCTGGTCTTTGACCTGAGCCGGAGCATTGATCTGCACAAGAGATCGATGACGGACAGCAAAGAAGAAGCAGTGGCGGGAACAACCATGGGCCTCATCGGATTGAACGAGACTGTGACCTGGAAAGCCAGACACCTGCTGAAGACCCGCTTCCTGAAAGTGAAGGTCACAGCTATGGACCGGCCATTCTCGTTCACCGATGAGCAGGAAAAAGGGGATCTGCGGTCCATGAAACATGAGCATTATTGCAAGGCCATTGACAATGGCACAATCCTCATAGACCTTTTTTCCTTTGAAACCCGCTGGGGATGGGTCGGTCGGGCCCTGAATATTTTTTACCTGGAAACCTATTTCCGGCAGTTGCTGGAGCGCAGGAACCAGTTCATCAAGCAATATGCGGAAAGCGAAAAGTGGCGGCTGGTCCTGAATAAATGA
- a CDS encoding IPExxxVDY family protein, whose protein sequence is MKLKLDLDELAEDFFDNTRLMGIVAPVKNYQFCWQLNQLLRFDFRLNNEIEIQLYKKQRYYYFSIFQYSEPTNSLTHYLYNNQFDGEYLLPEYKHLDFLWLLKGDTVAEDSFRNLMGTVKAINGVQLVMELTNIRNKGHLIF, encoded by the coding sequence ATGAAGCTGAAACTTGACCTCGATGAACTGGCAGAGGACTTCTTTGACAATACCCGCCTGATGGGTATTGTAGCACCGGTGAAGAATTACCAGTTCTGCTGGCAGCTTAACCAGCTGCTGCGGTTTGATTTCCGCCTCAACAACGAGATCGAGATCCAGCTCTATAAAAAACAGCGTTATTACTATTTCTCTATATTCCAGTACAGCGAACCCACTAATTCCCTGACCCACTACCTCTATAACAACCAGTTTGACGGCGAATACCTCTTACCCGAGTACAAGCACCTGGATTTTCTCTGGCTGCTGAAAGGCGATACCGTAGCAGAGGACAGCTTCCGTAACCTGATGGGCACCGTAAAAGCCATCAACGGTGTGCAACTGGTGATGGAGCTGACCAATATCAGGAACAAAGGACACCTGATCTTTTAG
- a CDS encoding 2-phosphosulfolactate phosphatase, with the protein MMSSSKPTLYTCLSPALLHLYDLNNAVVVIIDVLRATSTIATALNNGAKCVIPVDSVAKCIALGKKIAAITAGERDGKIAEGLQYGNSPFEYPESFVKGKTLVLTTTNGTKLLHMALERGAGQVVTGSFPNLSAVCDFLLSCKQNVILGCAAWKDKVNLEDMLFAGAVVSRVREHFSINCDSSAIAETMYGNASEDLYSFIQAQNASHYQRLTGFGLEKDIRYCLTPDTANVLPFYENGKLNIHAW; encoded by the coding sequence ATGATGTCGTCGTCAAAACCCACACTGTATACCTGTCTGTCCCCTGCCCTGCTGCACCTGTACGATCTGAATAATGCTGTTGTTGTGATCATTGATGTGTTACGCGCCACTTCCACCATTGCCACGGCCCTGAACAATGGCGCCAAATGCGTGATCCCGGTGGACAGTGTGGCCAAATGTATAGCGCTGGGCAAAAAGATAGCGGCCATTACAGCCGGTGAAAGGGATGGAAAGATTGCTGAAGGACTGCAATATGGTAATTCCCCGTTTGAATATCCCGAATCCTTTGTGAAGGGCAAAACCCTGGTGCTGACCACCACCAATGGCACCAAGTTGCTGCATATGGCGCTGGAAAGAGGAGCGGGACAGGTAGTGACCGGTTCTTTCCCCAATCTGTCCGCTGTGTGCGACTTTCTGCTATCCTGCAAACAGAACGTGATCCTGGGCTGCGCCGCCTGGAAAGACAAAGTGAACCTGGAAGATATGCTCTTTGCCGGTGCAGTGGTCAGCAGGGTAAGAGAACATTTCTCCATCAACTGTGATTCTTCCGCCATTGCGGAAACCATGTATGGCAATGCCTCAGAAGACCTGTACAGTTTCATTCAGGCCCAAAATGCCAGCCATTACCAGCGTCTTACCGGCTTTGGACTGGAAAAGGATATCCGTTATTGCCTTACCCCTGATACCGCCAACGTCCTGCCTTTTTATGAAAACGGCAAGCTGAATATCCACGCCTGGTAA
- a CDS encoding mechanosensitive ion channel family protein, with protein MEPFWEKVVWGNTLLAYMYAAGGMLLAWLVIRLLRKKVLTQVQKWIARTTNRLDDLVFSVGSRFVLPWLYLLVNYNILLQLRLSVRVDRVLAVAMAAVTMYYIVRIINHILHVSITGIMRRKGESEFRIRQLNGAMLALKALIWLIGIVFLIDNLGYNVTTFIAGLGVGGIAIALAAQTVLGDLFSYFVIFFDKPFEIGDYIAIGDKGGTIEYIGVKTTRIRSLSGEQLVLTNSDLTKLTIQNFKTLEKRREVLSLNVVYQTTEARLEAIPGMIKQIIESQELTTFDRAHLNRFGEYSINFEIVYLIQTADYNKYMDVRQAVLLAIFQRFRKEGIDFAYPTQTLYQKARAGESPVNGMVKELRPDAGDSEGIRENM; from the coding sequence ATGGAACCCTTCTGGGAAAAGGTAGTCTGGGGTAATACCCTCCTGGCTTATATGTATGCAGCCGGCGGCATGTTGCTGGCCTGGCTGGTGATCCGCCTGCTGCGGAAAAAAGTATTAACACAGGTACAGAAATGGATAGCCAGGACAACCAACCGGCTGGACGATCTGGTATTCAGCGTAGGCTCCCGTTTTGTGCTGCCCTGGCTGTATCTGCTTGTCAATTATAATATCCTTTTGCAACTTCGGTTAAGCGTCAGGGTGGATCGTGTACTGGCGGTTGCCATGGCGGCTGTGACCATGTATTATATCGTCCGGATCATTAACCATATCCTGCATGTTTCCATCACCGGTATCATGCGCCGGAAGGGCGAATCCGAGTTCCGGATCCGGCAGCTGAACGGCGCCATGCTGGCGCTGAAAGCCCTGATCTGGCTGATTGGCATCGTATTCCTTATTGACAACCTGGGCTACAATGTAACCACTTTTATTGCTGGCCTGGGAGTAGGTGGTATTGCCATTGCGCTGGCTGCACAAACGGTGCTGGGAGACCTGTTCAGTTACTTCGTGATCTTCTTTGACAAACCCTTTGAGATCGGTGATTATATTGCCATCGGCGATAAGGGCGGAACCATTGAATACATTGGTGTAAAAACCACGCGTATCCGCAGCCTGAGCGGGGAGCAGCTGGTGCTGACCAATTCAGATCTGACCAAACTGACCATCCAGAACTTCAAGACACTGGAGAAACGCAGGGAGGTCCTGTCACTGAACGTTGTATACCAGACAACAGAAGCCCGGCTGGAAGCCATTCCCGGCATGATAAAGCAGATCATTGAAAGCCAGGAATTGACTACCTTTGACAGAGCCCACCTTAACCGCTTCGGAGAATACAGTATCAATTTTGAGATCGTTTACCTTATCCAGACTGCGGACTATAACAAGTATATGGATGTCCGCCAGGCCGTACTGTTAGCCATTTTCCAGCGATTCAGGAAGGAAGGTATCGACTTCGCATATCCCACCCAGACCCTGTATCAGAAGGCCCGGGCGGGAGAAAGCCCTGTTAATGGAATGGTAAAGGAACTTAGGCCGGATGCGGGTGATAGCGAAGGCATAAGAGAAAATATGTAG
- a CDS encoding PspC domain-containing protein, with translation MKKVININFQGRVIPIEETAFELLKQYIESLRKYFAREEGRDEIINDIESRIAELFSEQLKKGSTCITDEGVNTVIASMGRPEDFEAEAADDMGSQRSSTAGEQQQTGGQSGPPPQYASTNTRGRGRLYRNEDDKILGGVASGLANYMGIDPVIMRIIFVLLVAPLFWVYILLWIIVPSKSIQTNITKRLYRSADDKVISGVCGGLAAYFNIDTWIPRLIFALPLILGLISGPFNFWWNDWDFWHGPKIITGSLGTTLFFTYIILWIAVPVALTASEKLEMRGEKVDLNSIRDTVKEEMESFRSKAEKWGQEVKQSAAQMGERAKEFGQSASSGAKSFSAEAGSLGRSGGSGFGHAIGVLVKAFLLFIGGALALVLFALLVGLLFGGFAFFPLKDFFIGGFWSNIMAWGVLLLFLGIPIVALLTWLIRRIAGVRSKNRFLGFAFGTLWAIGLICVILLMASVSKQFRTRSAIENKTVLAMPATNKLQVDVVNNQSGYYSSDWFGNDDRDWPFHAVNPDTITLNTVRLDVVKSNDSDFHLSTVRFSRGSTPEEARRLAEKVSFDPVQEDGVLKLPRNFAVSRHEKFRNQQVLVVIEVPVGKRIEMDHSVREYGWFDLRVNRRGFEFEDNWNHTYWIETGKEYIMTEKDGPKKIEDLDADELKAGNYVPKDRDRDKKRESNSQSENKKENKTENKRDSISADSNGKYRYKPGADRKNQPAASKDTVQNTRNETI, from the coding sequence ATGAAAAAGGTCATCAATATAAACTTTCAGGGCAGGGTGATCCCGATCGAAGAAACTGCCTTCGAGCTGCTGAAACAATACATTGAGAGTCTTCGGAAATATTTTGCCCGGGAAGAAGGACGTGACGAGATCATTAATGATATCGAAAGTCGTATTGCTGAACTCTTCTCCGAGCAACTTAAAAAAGGCAGCACCTGCATTACTGATGAGGGTGTCAACACCGTGATTGCCAGCATGGGCCGGCCCGAGGATTTTGAGGCGGAAGCCGCAGATGATATGGGCAGCCAGCGCAGCAGCACGGCCGGTGAGCAGCAGCAGACCGGCGGCCAGTCGGGCCCACCCCCGCAATATGCCAGCACCAATACCCGCGGCCGTGGCCGCCTGTACCGCAACGAGGATGACAAGATCCTGGGTGGTGTGGCCAGCGGCCTGGCCAATTACATGGGCATTGATCCCGTGATCATGCGGATCATCTTTGTCCTGCTGGTAGCGCCCCTGTTCTGGGTATATATCCTGCTCTGGATCATTGTGCCTTCCAAATCCATTCAGACCAATATCACCAAAAGACTGTACCGCAGCGCCGATGATAAAGTGATCTCGGGTGTTTGCGGCGGCCTGGCGGCTTATTTCAATATTGACACCTGGATCCCCAGGTTGATCTTTGCCCTGCCCCTGATCCTCGGGCTGATATCAGGACCCTTTAATTTCTGGTGGAACGACTGGGATTTCTGGCATGGTCCCAAGATCATTACCGGCTCACTGGGCACCACCCTGTTCTTCACCTATATCATCCTCTGGATTGCTGTTCCCGTAGCCCTTACCGCCTCCGAAAAACTGGAAATGCGGGGGGAGAAGGTAGACCTGAACTCTATTCGTGACACCGTCAAGGAAGAGATGGAGAGCTTCAGGTCAAAAGCCGAGAAATGGGGCCAGGAAGTAAAACAATCTGCCGCTCAGATGGGTGAACGCGCCAAAGAATTTGGCCAGAGTGCCAGTTCCGGTGCTAAAAGTTTTTCCGCAGAAGCCGGTTCCCTGGGCAGGTCGGGTGGCAGTGGTTTTGGACATGCCATTGGTGTCCTGGTAAAAGCCTTCCTGCTTTTTATAGGCGGCGCCCTGGCCCTGGTCCTCTTTGCCTTACTGGTAGGCCTGCTCTTTGGCGGCTTTGCCTTCTTTCCCCTGAAAGACTTTTTCATCGGCGGTTTCTGGTCCAATATCATGGCCTGGGGTGTACTGCTCCTTTTCCTGGGCATACCCATTGTAGCCCTGCTGACCTGGCTGATCCGCCGTATTGCCGGTGTTCGTTCCAAAAACCGCTTTCTTGGTTTTGCTTTCGGCACCCTCTGGGCAATAGGGCTGATTTGTGTTATCCTGCTGATGGCATCCGTTAGCAAACAGTTCAGGACCCGGTCGGCCATTGAAAATAAGACCGTCCTGGCGATGCCGGCCACCAATAAGCTGCAGGTGGATGTGGTCAACAACCAGAGCGGCTATTACAGCAGCGACTGGTTTGGGAATGATGACAGGGACTGGCCCTTCCATGCGGTGAACCCGGATACCATTACCCTCAATACTGTTCGCCTGGATGTGGTAAAAAGCAACGACAGTGATTTCCACCTGTCTACCGTCCGCTTCAGCCGTGGCAGCACGCCGGAAGAGGCCAGGAGACTGGCAGAAAAGGTCAGCTTTGACCCGGTACAAGAAGACGGCGTACTGAAACTGCCCAGGAATTTTGCAGTGAGCCGGCATGAAAAATTCCGGAACCAGCAGGTGCTGGTGGTGATTGAAGTACCCGTAGGTAAACGCATAGAGATGGACCATTCCGTAAGAGAATACGGCTGGTTTGATCTCCGGGTCAACCGCAGGGGCTTTGAATTTGAAGACAACTGGAACCATACCTACTGGATTGAGACCGGCAAGGAATACATCATGACCGAAAAGGACGGCCCTAAAAAAATAGAAGACCTGGATGCAGACGAACTGAAAGCCGGGAACTATGTGCCTAAAGATCGGGATCGTGATAAGAAAAGGGAAAGCAATAGCCAGTCTGAGAACAAAAAGGAAAACAAAACAGAAAACAAAAGGGACAGCATATCGGCCGACAGCAACGGTAAATACCGTTACAAACCCGGTGCAGACCGCAAAAACCAGCCGGCAGCGTCCAAAGACACCGTACAAAATACACGAAACGAAACAATTTAG
- a CDS encoding M28 family peptidase, with protein sequence MRTRVLCFCLLLTGPAVFSQRLKKADKLTVTNLQAHVGYLANDQLEGRRAGTAGEQLAAAYISEQFRKQGLHPKGEAGSWLQPFTINDGKQVNKNSLFLVNGHDLRLNVDYFPLSCSPNHSLEAAVSIALPEKDVPWFLDLDEVLEAQQDNPHFDLLTTIREKAEKVAAKGATALLLYNSSTRKDNLSFLAKDRADVSAIPILYIMPKGMKDYLKDESATYDVRIKVDIGEKTRTGHNVIGYLDNGAGHTVILGAHYDHLGYGEDGNSLLAGGTPQIHNGADDNASGTAALIELARLLKTSKAPKNNYLFIAFSGEELGLNGSKYFTEHPTVELSTVNYMINMDMVGRLNDSSKTLTVGGYGTSPLWSGVFSSVSDKKQPVQFKFDSSGTGPSDHSSFYRKDIPVLFFFTGLHTDYHKPTDDAEKINYSGELQVLKCIEQVVLNANDKGKLAFLKTREAQTGTSTRFSVTLGIMPDYTFTGTGVRVDGVSDNRPAQKAGIVAGDVIMQLGSHVTSDMERYMQALSRFKKGDSTTVKYKRGTDTLEAQVTF encoded by the coding sequence ATGCGAACCCGAGTGCTGTGCTTCTGCCTCCTGCTGACCGGCCCCGCCGTTTTTTCCCAACGATTAAAAAAAGCCGATAAACTGACGGTGACCAACCTGCAGGCGCATGTAGGTTACCTGGCCAACGACCAGCTGGAAGGCCGCCGCGCCGGCACTGCCGGGGAACAACTGGCCGCCGCTTATATCAGCGAACAATTCAGGAAACAGGGACTGCACCCCAAAGGCGAAGCCGGCAGCTGGCTACAGCCTTTCACCATCAATGACGGCAAACAGGTCAACAAGAACTCGCTGTTCCTGGTAAATGGCCATGATCTCCGTTTAAACGTGGATTATTTCCCCCTTTCCTGCAGCCCCAATCATTCCCTGGAAGCAGCCGTGTCCATTGCCCTGCCGGAAAAAGATGTTCCCTGGTTCCTGGACCTGGACGAAGTGCTGGAAGCCCAGCAGGACAACCCGCATTTTGACCTGTTGACCACTATCCGGGAGAAAGCTGAAAAGGTTGCCGCCAAAGGCGCTACCGCGTTATTGCTGTACAATAGCTCTACGCGCAAGGATAACCTGAGCTTCCTGGCGAAGGATCGCGCCGATGTCAGCGCCATCCCCATCCTCTATATTATGCCCAAGGGCATGAAGGATTACCTGAAAGATGAATCCGCCACCTATGATGTGCGTATCAAAGTAGATATTGGCGAAAAGACCCGTACCGGCCACAATGTGATCGGCTACCTTGATAATGGCGCCGGGCATACGGTGATACTGGGCGCCCATTATGATCACCTGGGTTATGGGGAAGATGGCAATTCCCTGCTGGCCGGCGGCACACCGCAGATCCATAACGGTGCAGATGATAATGCCAGCGGCACCGCTGCCCTCATTGAACTGGCCCGCCTGCTCAAAACCAGCAAAGCTCCAAAGAACAATTACCTGTTCATTGCTTTCTCCGGCGAAGAGCTGGGCCTGAACGGTTCCAAGTATTTTACAGAACATCCTACTGTTGAACTGTCCACTGTCAATTACATGATCAATATGGATATGGTGGGCCGCCTCAACGATAGCAGCAAGACCCTGACCGTTGGCGGTTATGGTACTTCGCCGCTCTGGTCCGGGGTATTCAGCAGCGTCTCTGATAAAAAGCAACCTGTTCAGTTCAAGTTTGATTCCAGCGGCACAGGTCCCAGCGACCATAGCTCTTTCTACCGTAAGGATATCCCGGTACTGTTCTTTTTTACCGGCCTTCATACAGATTATCATAAGCCCACCGACGATGCAGAGAAGATCAACTACAGCGGCGAGCTGCAGGTGCTGAAATGTATTGAGCAGGTGGTGCTGAATGCCAATGATAAAGGCAAACTGGCCTTTTTAAAGACCCGCGAAGCACAGACCGGCACCAGCACCCGCTTCAGCGTAACACTCGGCATTATGCCTGATTATACCTTTACCGGTACAGGCGTACGGGTAGACGGCGTAAGCGATAACCGCCCCGCTCAGAAAGCGGGCATTGTTGCGGGGGATGTCATTATGCAGCTGGGCAGCCATGTTACAAGTGATATGGAACGCTATATGCAGGCATTGTCCAGGTTCAAAAAAGGCGACAGCACTACCGTGAAATACAAGCGGGGAACAGATACCCTTGAGGCACAGGTAACCTTTTAA
- a CDS encoding 4a-hydroxytetrahydrobiopterin dehydratase, translating into MWQEKDNALNRTFKFKNFSEAFAFMTRVALEAEKMDHHPTWTNTYNTVEIKLSTHDAGDIVTGKDRQLAEKIDTLA; encoded by the coding sequence ATGTGGCAGGAAAAAGACAATGCACTGAACCGGACATTTAAATTCAAAAACTTCTCGGAAGCCTTTGCTTTCATGACCAGGGTTGCCCTGGAGGCCGAGAAAATGGATCACCATCCCACCTGGACCAACACTTACAATACCGTGGAGATAAAGCTGTCCACCCATGATGCGGGGGATATTGTTACGGGAAAAGACCGGCAGCTGGCAGAGAAGATCGATACCCTGGCATAA
- the gcvT gene encoding glycine cleavage system aminomethyltransferase GcvT, translating to MKNTPFTQKHIALGARMAEFAGYNMPISYTGINDEHAAVRNNAGVFDVSHMGEFMLKGDQALDLIQRVTSNDASKLTAGKAQYSCLPNDNGGIVDDLLVYCIEENKVYMLVVNASNIEKDWNRISAFNTKGVEMHNISEKTCLLAIQGPNATKMLQPLTDMDILNLKYYTFARGTFAGVENVVVSATGYTGAGGVEIYFEDKDGNAEKIWDAIFAIGGPQGLKPIGLGARDTLRLEMGFCLYGNDIDDATSPLEAGLGWITRFTKDFPSKAIFEEQKAKGVSRRLVGFEMVDKGIPRHDYEILDQAGNVIGKVTSGTQSPSLGKAIGIGYVATGFAQLDSAIYIKVRDKQLQAKVVKFPFA from the coding sequence ATGAAGAACACGCCTTTTACTCAAAAACATATTGCACTGGGGGCCAGGATGGCTGAGTTTGCCGGGTACAATATGCCGATCTCCTATACCGGGATCAATGATGAACATGCAGCCGTACGCAATAATGCAGGTGTTTTTGACGTAAGTCATATGGGCGAATTCATGCTGAAAGGGGACCAGGCCCTGGACCTGATCCAGCGCGTTACCTCTAATGACGCTTCCAAACTGACTGCCGGCAAGGCCCAGTACAGCTGCCTGCCCAATGACAATGGCGGTATTGTTGACGACCTGCTGGTATACTGCATTGAAGAGAACAAAGTATACATGCTGGTAGTGAACGCTTCCAATATTGAAAAGGACTGGAACCGGATCTCAGCGTTTAATACAAAGGGCGTAGAGATGCACAATATTTCTGAAAAGACCTGTCTGCTGGCTATCCAGGGGCCTAACGCCACCAAAATGCTGCAGCCGCTCACAGATATGGATATCCTGAACCTGAAATATTACACTTTTGCCCGCGGTACGTTTGCCGGGGTAGAGAATGTGGTAGTAAGCGCTACCGGCTATACCGGCGCCGGTGGGGTGGAGATCTATTTTGAGGACAAGGATGGCAATGCCGAAAAGATCTGGGATGCTATTTTCGCCATCGGCGGTCCGCAGGGACTTAAACCTATTGGCCTGGGCGCAAGGGATACCCTCCGCCTGGAAATGGGCTTCTGCCTGTATGGAAATGATATTGATGATGCCACTTCTCCACTGGAAGCAGGGCTGGGCTGGATCACCAGGTTCACCAAGGATTTCCCTTCCAAAGCCATTTTTGAAGAACAGAAAGCCAAAGGCGTAAGCCGCAGGCTGGTTGGTTTTGAAATGGTGGATAAAGGCATTCCCCGCCATGATTATGAGATCCTGGACCAGGCTGGGAATGTGATTGGCAAAGTGACTTCCGGGACACAGTCGCCCTCCCTGGGTAAGGCCATCGGCATTGGTTATGTGGCCACCGGATTTGCCCAGCTCGACAGCGCTATCTACATCAAAGTCCGTGATAAACAACTGCAGGCCAAAGTGGTGAAATTCCCTTTTGCCTGA